In Trachemys scripta elegans isolate TJP31775 chromosome 10, CAS_Tse_1.0, whole genome shotgun sequence, the sequence cagggctcccagccgccactACCACAGCTGGAACCCAGGGCCCTTTTAATCTCGATTGAAAGGGCCCAGGACTCTAaaagccccgcctcttccggttgaggccatgccccttccggttgaggccccaccccctgctcaggactctggagtactggtaagtcctttaagttactttcacccctgactctAGGTCAGTGCCTGAATTTGGTCCTAAATTCACATAGCTCaagtgaaaagaaaattgaagtTGTGCAGATTTCTATGAACCGGGGGCTTTGTAACTATCTGACAAACAGTAGATATTATTCATTTTCCAGCATTTCATCTCTATTTTTGCTTTCATAAACAGTACAGGCTAAAGATGTCCCTGGCTAAACCCACAGGCGTTGGGGGAAATTACACAAGGAACAAATTTGTCTCTGCATGTTTTTCTATGATCTTTAGTCTAGGCTAAATGGAACAAATTTAAAACTCTCCTTCATGATTTATTCTTCTtgtcagcaaaaaaaaatcttcttcgCTTGTCCATCTGCCaataaaaaaaaggagaaagtatGTATTTTAGATAGATGGAAAGAAACAGTTCCCAAGTCTCTGACAGCACAGTTGAATATTCTGTATATTTACAGTCATTAATACTTGAAAACTAGCAATACACAGATTCAGTGACTGGAACAAACCACCTCCAGATGTTAAACTTCTAAATGTACTTTTATGTATTTAACCATAGTCTCATGTTAGAGATTAAAAAGTTCTATTGGGCCCATCTGGTCCATCCAGTCCTGACTGTTTTATACAGTAGTTATTATACAGTAGTTaatgcattggccactgtagatTTGTATGTCCAAACCAAGGGTCCACCACCTCTCTTGAGAGAATATTCTACAGCCTAATGCATCTCCCTGCCAAAAAGTTCTGTTTTCAGGATATATGgtgatttcttttcctttatcTTGCCTGTAATAGGAATACTGCCTATAACAACAAGCTATAATTGcgagaaatgttcatttttggtCATCCTGAtgcctggcttttttttttcttttgatatctAATCACAAGCTAAAGATATTTATAACTTTGAGCTTTCTGTCCTGAATGGAATCCTTTAAACAACCCAAATCATGTCCTAAGTGCCTAGAGGTTTAGGACTTTGGAAATTTGCCTGAGGAAAACTGGATCTGATCCTTTTGAATTATTCTGAATGGTacttaggttttatttttaaagtctcttAATTGTACTGTACCTTCTGGTTTGGTTTTGCTTCTGCTCCCTTCACAAGGTCTAGAGGAATTTGCTCATACGTGTTATCAGGAGCAGGAATTTGCTTTGCAGATGAGCCTTTCTGGAAATTTTCAGGGATCTTTTCATATGTATTTTCAGTACAGTTCTCTGTTCTGGAGGATCTTGTGTTCAAAGACACCTCATCATAAGTATCATTGGGTTGTACTAGAGAAGACTCAGAAGCTTGATCATGGGTAGATGACATTGGCCGTCCGACAGGAATCTGTTCATAAGTATTGTTTCCATTATCAGAGCCAGAAGCAAAAGGCTTACAAGCTTTCACTTTCTCAATCTGCCCATATGTGCTATGTGTCGATGAATCATAAAGGATCTTGTTGTTTGGTTTTCTAAGCCCTTCATTGCTTTGGAGGGAGGTTGCATAGGTTGCAAATAGCTGTTCTGAATCTTGGTACTCCACAGAGGTCCTACCTTTAATGGGTAACTTCGGAGACAACTTAGGGGGTGTTGTAGCAGGAGTACTTAATGTCAACTTCTTTGTGTCTGCAGAAGTTGATGGACAAAGGGATAGGGAATGGACCCTTTGACCCCAAGGAAGTGAGGAATTGCTTTTGCCTTGCTCGAGCATAACTTCAGAATAAACAGTTTCTGTAGGCGATGGTTTTATAAGATCAATTTTTTTGTCATAAAAACGTTCGGCTTGCTTAGCCAAAGCATACACCGAGCTGATTTTTTTGCTAGGAGAGTAGTTTGCTTGGTCTGGTTCTCCTGGTTTTTGCTGAGTGTCACCTTGTGATAAACAGCCTGATTTCTCAATGAGGATTTTGTCGGTAGCAGAGTGGGTCTCCAAACTAAGGCCTCTGCCATTCATATGGTGTTTGTTCAGCTCTGCATATACAATGTTTCCTTGATCGTTTAAATCTTGCTTGAATGTTTCCTGCATAAGCAAGCTGCTCCTATCCGGCAGTGGTGGGGCTATGTCTGGATCCTGATATGatggaaaggaaagagaggaacATAATTTTCAGGAGTcagtaatgaatataaaatgCAAGGCATCAACAAACGTGATGAGATACATTCAGACCATGGTTACTCCCAGGCAACTTCACAGAAATCAAAGAATCcttaggcattttaaaaatcctgtagCACTTACTACATCCTTACTTAGATCCGAGTCCTTCCTCAGaactcttattgaagccaatggggaaTTTGGCCTGATTCAGAATAATTGAATCAGGCCAAATCAGAATTTGAGATTTTCAAGGCAACATAGGGGACTTAGCTCATTAATTTTCCAAGGAGGATCTATGGTTACATTCTCTCTAGTATTtctctgaaaatctcaaccaGCAAGAATTTTGGCCTGTCTCTAGACGTCAGTTCCTCACCCctgaaaagcagcagctgttcagcagctctctaccttttttttttttttttttgtggttgggGAGGTCAGATGTGGGCCTTAGTGCACTGTGGAGAACCACAGAACCAAATGTTCTACTTTAAGTAAGGGGTCACCAGAGCCATACAGGAGAAGAGACCATCGCCTCCTTGATCTGTGACTTGATGCCTCTGCTTATGCAGCCCAAGATTGCACTGCTTTTTTGATGCCAAGTCACATTGCAAATTGATATGTAACCTGTCCACAATCACTGCTAGATCCTTCAGCATCACTGCTTTCCTATGACACTTCTGGGAAAAACAGGGGATATGTGTTTATAGGATTACATTCATCCCCATGCGAAAGGCCAGTACAAGGCCTGTGTAcaacttaagtcccacttaaagcTCTATTTTGAGTACCCAGGCCTTACACCTGGACCACTGCATGGGGTGAACTTCACTCTTCACTAGTGGCCAAAAATATGATCACATTTTGTTTGCCTAGTAAAGTCACCTCtggcagaagctgagaatggatgataggggatggatcacttgatgattacctgttctgttcattccctttgaagcactggcaatggccactattggaagacaagatactgggctagatggactttggtctaacccaatatgaccattcttatgttgaCAGAAAATAATTCCAAGGGCGATGTTATAATGTTACTGAATCTGTATTTCTGATTCTGAAACATCACCAAATTGGTACGGCACTTCCTGGAACATGGTCGCAGCACAGCAGGTCACCCTAGCGACACTAATTAATTCAAGATACCTGCTGTCTCTGCTTCAAACAAGTCCCCAACAGCGGGACATTACTTTTGCATTCTGCATAAAACCTACCTGGGAGTTAAAGTTCTTTCTTTCTCCTGATAAGTTCTTGTGctctttctttgactttggaGGTAGAGAGGTGGCTTCCTTCATTAGCACAGTGGTTTGTGAGCTGCCAGACGCTTGCCTTATCAGCAAGGGATTGACTTCTCCACTGTTTGATTTACTTTGCTTTGAAGAGGTTTGCTGATCCAAAGCGATCTCATCATATAAACTGTTCTCAATtggctgtgggggaaaaaaaatagtagttgTTTACTAAAACACGTCATGAATAACTACTATGGTGGTAAGTGGGATGTTCATGCCTTTCCTGAGAGATCAATAGCATGAACTCTTCACTTTTTAATAATGATATAAATAAGTTCAGTTAGCAACTTTGAATTATTCATTCTGCATAAGGCAATACCTTCTTAAATAGCTTTATATAATACTCCACAAGGAATGTTAGGAACATCAAATTGCTGTGCCGGaacagacccatggtccatctaatcTGATGCCCTATTTCTGACAGTAGTTGAGGTGGGATGCTTCAAGAATCAAAGCCTCAGGAATtgtacacactaccacttatgttggtgcAACAtatgttgcttaggggtgtgaataagccatccCTCTGTGCAACCTAAGTTACACCAActtaagcactggtgtggacagcgctatgtcctgccaacatagctaccacctctcatggaggtggagtagttatgccgacaggagagaagTCTCCAATTGGCATAGAGCCTCTTCACCAGACGTGatgcagcagcatagctgcattgGTTCAGCTGCGCTGATGTAGCgctcctagtgtagactagctTTCAGATGCACCTATTTGCACCGGGGgatatttcttctttttgttttgtgctgtaGAAATAAGATGTGCAGGTAATCTGAAATTACAGCcaaaaaaggccaaattctgctcttaagtAGTTCAAATCTTTAGCAACTCCCTTGACATCAGAGGAGCTATTtatgatttacactggtgaaaatgagagcagaactgggACTAAAGTGTATCTATTCTCCCTGTCTGATAACTACTTATGGGCTTAGATTAGCAAGAGCCTTTGACAGCAGTGAATTACCAGCAACATCCACAGTGAAAAGAGTGTTTCCTGATGGGCCTCTGATCATTGAGACACTGATGTTCTCTGCACTAAAGCAACAGTGCTTATATTTTAACATTCTTTTCTTGAAACATTACAGAACTCTAACACAACAGCAACCAAAGCCTGCAGCCTCAGCTGCCATGGGCCCCATTTTCCAAAACAGAGGAACTCTTTAGTCATACCCATGTGCTTACACAATAACAGCTACTTCATATATCCTTCCCCttattagtaaataaataaataaacttctGTTCTTTCTCCATCAAACTATTCCTCAAAGATTCAGCAATGTTCAGTGAGTCGTGGGGCTTAACTACTCTACCACTGTGTGTTTTTATGGGAGTTGCATCAGGCCAGTCAGCAGACTATACTGAAGATGTAGCTGCTTCTTGTTGTAGCCGACATCATTAGTAAGTGAGCCCAGTGGCTCTGTGCAGATGGGTATGGCCCTAGACAAGTACACAGATATTGTGATGGGTGAGTACACAGAAGAATGTGTCTGTGAAAACTCAGATAAGTCATTTGTTCAGTGGATCGCTGGAAGCAGCAACaggtgttttgtgtttttgtttcagcaaGTGTCCTCTGACTTAATCTAGTATGATCTTGGGGCAAGCAGGTATCTGACCTCAGCCCTGTCTCCTCAGCTGCCATCAGTCCAAATTCTAACAATTTCTCCTGGTTTAAACGTCCTTGGGTATACAGCAGTTTTGGCACAGTGATagtctttgtttttcctttttattaactctcacatttGTTTGTGAGTTTCTCTTTGAGCTGTACCCAGATGGGGAAGTTTTTGTCCTGATCTGACATCCCAGCAGTAATTTCGCATGTAGCATATCGCTTTTTAACAGTGTTGCCAAGTAATTTAGCAAAATAATGAGAGAACCTTCCATTGTATGTGTAGTCTTTAACAACTTTGTAAAAAAATTAACTCCATACTCTACCAGTTTATTATGCTGAGGGTATGTAGCACTGCAGGTTACATGATGAAATCCCAAATCTTCTGTGAAGGCCTTAAAATCTTTGCTGGCAAACTGAGATCTATTAGTTTTTACTATTTAGAAATCCCAAATCTAACAAAATAGCTCTACGCTTTAAGATCATCTACACTGATGTGGCCTCCTTTAGCTGAGCCACCTCTACATAGCTTGAATATGCATCAATGCCAGTTAAGTATTATCTGTCCTCTAGGATTAAAATATCTACAGTGTCCCAGACTCCAGCTAATGTGCCTATACTTTTTTTTAAGGTAGAGATGATCTGTATATTTGACACGTGACACAAGCATTTACTATGTGAGTGACAACTATGCTTACTCCTGGCCAATATATTGCTTCTCATGCCCTCCTTTTGCATTTTCCATTTCTATATGCCCTCATGAATGAGCCTTCACATTTATTTTGAGTACAAATGGAATCACAAAACCCTTTCCTAGAAGGAGAACACCATCTGGAATTGAGAGAGAATGCCTGCAATATACACAGTGGTTGGCCATGAACAATTTTTTCCCTCTGGAATGTTCAGCATACAGCATGGACTGTAGTGTCTCATCCTGTGCTGTAACACCTTGTAACTTTTCCCAGGTGTGACACAGCACCGGAGTATTTTCTGATGTTGATGTCAATATCCGATTTACttgcttgattctgatctcagtggatCTCATGTCAGGTGATGAACAAACTGTCAGCTACAGTTAAACAACTTGTTAAATAAATTCAATAGTGTAGTCATATTTTTGAAGCTTCGGTAGCAAGCTTTCAATTCTGGGTGGGGCTTCCCACAGACCCTTCTTTGAGATAGTTAATGGGGATTTGTGATCAGTTTATGACAAATGGTATTTCATAGACATAACTCTGAAAATCTTTGTGCCCTAATGCAAGTCTCAGAGTTTCCTGTATTCTGCTGCATGATAACCTCACATATGGTTTCTTGACTCTTCCCCCTTCCTTAAAACACATGCAACTCACTGATCAGTGTGTTACATGTTcttctctgtgcctgatccactgAGCCTCCAGGTACACAGCCTGGTCCTTAGGCTCAAGCTGTAGAAACTCATGCTTACAACTCTGAAGAtccctggcattggccaagaTGGAGCCTATCGTACCTGCCTGCATCTGCAAGTTTGCCAGTTCTGCTGCTTTGCAGAGCTGTATGGCTTTTTCTAAAGTTAGCTTATAATCTCTGATcaaatttactcctgggggaattctgcaggaAGCTGCACAGGGGGACGATCATGGGtggttttttgggagggggatTTCCTCAAAACAGCGGCGAGGCATTTGGGGCACACGGGGTTACATGCCACTGCCCCCACTCATTTCTATAAGCATAGAGCTGCCCAGTTGAAGGAGGCTGTGTCTGGgctccactgactctgcagctgaacgTCACCTCCTGGGTCCTACTGCCAGTCGTGCTTCCCTTCAGTGTGCGGGgaccttcctgttttctgtgtgcaacagtgagtgcctctggtggggctgggtaaggtggggtgggggaaatgagggaagggggagtgaggggaagaggcagtggagaaggaagggggatggaatagggcagggagaggggaatgtgggagtgaggcataggtgctggaaataggggtgctgctgcaccccctggcttgaagtgatttccattatacACAAAGTTTGCactttggttcagtggctctcagcaccccactgtacaaattgttccagcacccctggagtGAGGAGAGGAGGATAGGACATGGGCatgagatggggaagaaaaggggttaggggaattgtggggggggggagtgggagccagGCATGCGGCATCCCctttgcagcagctggggctcccacaTTAAGCAgacccatcaaaccctcaccctgacaagccctaccCCCCCACATTTCAATTTCCCCAATGAgcctcccacacccagactcccaccccactgagccccagtcagctgcacttggacccccaccccatcaagacccactcccccagcacctagaccccccactgacccctccacacccagcccccctgcaaagccccatctccccacacccagacccctccccgactgagccccaaccaccttcacctggatcccctccaGAGTCCCAATgcccctgcactcagaaccccctAACAAGcgcctgtgcatccagatctcccactgagccgtctgcacccagattgccccacacagaaacctctctccccacagctggaTCTCCCACACTAAGCCCTCCACACTTGGATACTGCTGGGATGAGCCTGCCTGGCGCAGGGGGCAGgaccccagggtgtttctggggcaggcccagcccttgcactgtgtcagggtcaggtgcagcctcactgctgagtccctgtACTAGGAGAGGtaggggcttcagggtgatctcccacctcagtgcagccattggcctgtgctccccactgccatactGGAGCCACatgtatttattgacaaataaaatgtgcagaattttaaaatatcg encodes:
- the SH2D7 gene encoding SH2 domain-containing protein 7 — encoded protein: MHQIQPQDSMENKQQQLLLGRETNPATENQSFEMLKELALKWFMETQVPLILQNGILPEWFYGFITRKQSEELLKDKDVGCFLIRLSDRTIGYILSYRGKDRCRHFVINHLRNGHYVVSGDTCTHESLAQLIGYYQTSEIEPFGENLTTVCAQPIENSLYDEIALDQQTSSKQSKSNSGEVNPLLIRQASGSSQTTVLMKEATSLPPKSKKEHKNLSGERKNFNSQDPDIAPPLPDRSSLLMQETFKQDLNDQGNIVYAELNKHHMNGRGLSLETHSATDKILIEKSGCLSQGDTQQKPGEPDQANYSPSKKISSVYALAKQAERFYDKKIDLIKPSPTETVYSEVMLEQGKSNSSLPWGQRVHSLSLCPSTSADTKKLTLSTPATTPPKLSPKLPIKGRTSVEYQDSEQLFATYATSLQSNEGLRKPNNKILYDSSTHSTYGQIEKVKACKPFASGSDNGNNTYEQIPVGRPMSSTHDQASESSLVQPNDTYDEVSLNTRSSRTENCTENTYEKIPENFQKGSSAKQIPAPDNTYEQIPLDLVKGAEAKPNQKMDKRRRFFFADKKNKS